In Candidatus Manganitrophus noduliformans, the genomic stretch TCGACCGCTGCCGTCTCCGGTTTACTCCTGGCGTTGGAGCTGAGGGGAATCGCCCGCCAACTCACCGGAAAGTTTTATGTTAGAATATAGAAGAACAAAAGAGGAAAACGGAGGCGTTATTGGCCAAAGCAGTTAAAAAGAAAAAGGAATCGGGGAAGAGTGGCCCAGGGAAAGGGACGACCGCCGGTGCCCGGGGGAAAAAGACGGCCACACGGACGAAGTCGCTCGTGATTGTGGAGTCCCCTTCGAAGGCGAAGACGATCTCGAAATATTTGGGAAAGCAGTTTTCCGTGATGGCCTCGGTCGGGCATGTAAAAGACCTCCCCAAGTCGAAGTTCGGCATCGATATCGATCATGACTTTGAGCCGGAGTACACCGTCATCAAGGGAAAAGCGAAGGTCCTCTCCGAAATCAAAAAGGCGGCGAAGGAAGCCGATAAGATCTATCTGGCCCCCGACCCCGACCGGGAAGGGGAGGCGATCGCCTGGCATATCGCCCAAGAACTGAAATCGCGCAACGGCGATGTCTACCGGGTCCTTTTCAACGAAATTACCGAAAAGGCGATCCAGCGGGCGATGCAGTCGCCCGGCAACATCGACATGAAGCGGGTCAATGCCCAGCAGGCGCGCCGGGTCTTGGACCGGATCGTCGGTTATCGGATCAGTCCGCTCCTCTGGGAAAAGGTCCGCCGCGGTCTCTCCGCAGGCCGGGTCCAGTCGGTGGCGGTCCGTCTGATCTGCGAGCGGGAGGCGGAGGTCCTCGCCTTCGTTCCGGTAGAATATTGGAGCATCACGGCGAAGCTGCTGGGACCGAATCCCCCTCCGTTCGTCGCCCGGTTGATCCAGCGCGGAGGGGAGGCGATTGAGATGGGAAATGAGGCCGATGCGCAGGCGGTCCTCGAAGCGCTCCGTCCCCTTCCCTTTGTCGTCTCCAAGATCGAGAAAAAGGAGCGGAAGCGAAACCCGACCCCTCCCTTTACCACCAGCCGGTTGCAGCAGGAGGCGGTGCGCAAGCTTCATTTCACCCCGAAAAAGACGATGATGCTGGCGCAACAACTCTATGAAGGGGTCGAGACCCAGGCGGAAGGGGCGGTCGGTTTGATCACCTATATGCGGACCGACTCGGTCCGTGTCTCGCCCGACTTTCAGCAGGAGACGGCGGCGTGGATTCGTGGAAAATATGGAAACGAGTATGTTCCGGAGGCGGCCCCGGTTTATAAAAGCAAGAAGGGGGCGCAGGAGGGGCATGAGGCGATCCGTCCGACCTCGCTTGCGCGTGATCCCGAACAGCTCAAAGCCGATCTGACGAGGGACCAATACCTCCTCTATAAATTGATCTGGAACCGGTTTGTAGCCAGCCAGATGACCCCGGCTGTCTTCGACGTGACCCGGATCGACATCACTGCGGGGGATTTCCTGCTGCGGGCCTCCGGAGCGATCATTAAATTCGCCGGCTTCTCCATCGTCTATATGGAAGGGAAAGAAGAAGGGATTCCGCAGGAGAAAAAGGAGGGGGAAGAGACGGAAGATACCTCCGAAGAAGCGGTGATCCTGCCGGAGCTGACTGTCGGGCAGCGCCTGACCCTCCAATCGCTCGATCCGAAACAGCACTTTACGCAGCCTCCCCCCCGTTACAACGAGGCCCTGCTGATCCACGATCTGGAAGAGAAAGGGATTGGGCGACCCAGCACCTATGCTGCGATCATCTCGACCATTCAGGATCGAAAATATGTCGAGAAGCGGGAGGCCCGCTTCTATCCGACCGAGTTGGGGAAGGTCGTCAATGAGCTTCTGATCCAGCATTTTCCCGATGTGGTGAATGTCGAGTTCACCGCCCAGATGGAAAATGAGCTCGATGGAATCGAAGACGGAGAAAAAGAGTGGGTCGCGACGGTCCGCGGGTTCTACGAGCCGTTCAGCAAAGAGTTTAATCGGGCGCAGGTCGAAATGCGGGATGTGAAGCGGGAAGAGACGCCGACCGACCTCACCTGTGAAAAGTGCGGCAAGCCGATGGTGATTAAATGGGGCCGCTTCGGCCGATTCATCGCCTGCTCCGGCTATCCCGACTGCAAGAACACCAAGGAGTTTGCCGAGACGGCCAATGGAATCGAGGTGGTGGAGAAAGAGACCGCCACCAACGAGGTCTGTGAAAAATGCGGCAAGCCGATGGTGATCAAAAACGGCCGCTTCGGCCGATTCATGGCCTGCTCCGGTTATCCCGAGTGTGAGAATACCAAGCCGATCAGCACCGGCGTCGCCTGCCCCGAAGAGGGGTGCGGCGGGGCCCTCATCGAAAAGCGAACCCGGCGGGGAAAGAACTTTTTCGCCTGCAATCGCTATCCCAAATGTACTTTTGCCCTCTGGGAGCGTCCTGTTCCCCGGGCCTGTCCGGAATGTAAAGCCCCCTTCCTCATCGAGCGTCGCGAACAGGGGGGCGGGATGAAGGTGGTCTGCCGAAACGAGGGGTGCGGCTTCGAAGATGCCGGTTGATTTTATCGCGCTCCTTCCCTTAGAATAATAAATTCAATACAGATCATCATTTCGAATTCATGTAGGGGCACGACATGTCGTGCCCCTACGATTTAAGGAAGGCATTACAGGGTCAATCATGTCTGAAAAAAAACTAATCGTCATCGGCGGAGGCCTGGCCGGTTCCGAAGCGGCTTGGCAGGCGGCGCAGCGAGGGGTTTCCGTCGTCCTCTACGAGATGCGGCCGGTCCGTCCGACCCCGGCGCATAAAACCGGAAATCTTGCAGAGCTGGTCTGCAGCAACTCGCTCGGCTCGCTCGATCCGAACAGCGCCCCCGGGCTTTTGAAAGAAGAGATGCGACGGCTTGGGTCGTTGATTATCCGGGCCGGCGAGGCGGCGCGTGTTCCCGCCGGGGCGGCGCTGGCGGTCGATCGGGAGATCTTCTCGCAGCAGATCATGGAGGCGATCCGGAATCACCCTAAAATTACCCTTTTGCACGAAGAGGTGAAGGAGATCCCGACCGATGGGGTCGTCATCATGGCGACCGGCCCGCTGACCTCCGACGCATTGGGAGAGTCGCTTCGAAATCTGACCCGGTCCGACTACCTCTACTTCTTTGATGCCATCTCTCCGATCATCGACGCGGAGAGCATCAACGACGAGATTACCTTTCGCGCCTCCCGCTACGACAAGGGGGGAGACGACTACCTCAACTGTCCGATGGATGAGGCGCAATATAATGCCTTTTATGATGCATTGATGTCGGGCGAAAAAGTAGAGGCGAAAGAGTTTGAGAAGGTCCCTTATTTTGAGGGATGTCTTCCAATTGAGGTCTTGGCGGAGCGGGGACGGCTGACCCCGGTCTTCGGTCCGATGAAGCCGGTCGGCCTGGTGAATCCCAAGACCGGGAAGGAGCCGTTCGCCGTCGTTCAGCTGCGAGCGGAGAACCAGTTCGGAAGCTGCTATAACATGGTCGGCTTCCAGACCAAGCTGAAGTGGCCGGAGCAGAAGCGGATCTTCCGGATGATCCCGGGGCTGGCGCAGGCGGAGTTCTTAAGGCTCGGAAGCCTCCATCGGAATACCTTCATCAACTCCCCTCGCCTTCTTTCCGAGACCCTCCAGATCCGAACGCGGCCGGGGCTCTTCATGGCGGGCCAGGTGGTCGGGGTGGAAGGGTATGTCGAATCGGCGGCGATGGGGGGGCTGGCCGGAATCAACGCGGCGCGACTGCTTCACGGTGAGAAGACCGTCATTCCGCCGAAGACGACGGCGCACGGAGCCCTCATCCAATACATCACGCAGAGCCACCCGGCCTTCTTCCAGCCGATCAATACCAATTTCGGTCTCTTCCCGCCGCTCGATGAAAAAGAGAACGACTTCGGGAAGGGAAAGCGGGCGACCGGCTCCGCCAGCGCGAGCGAGGGGCGTGGGGGCATCGGAGGAGCCGCTGCACCGGACGGGCCCCCACATAAAAAGATGAACAAACAGCTTCGCCACCAGAAGGTGGTCGAACGAGCCCTTGGAGAGCTCTCTCAATGGATCGCGCAATCGACGATTTTGCCCGATATCTCCAGATAGAGGAAAACGTCTCTCCCCACACCTATCGGAATTATCTCTCCGATTTGGCGGCATTTAAGGCGTTTCTTGTTGGCGCGCCGGAGAAGGAGTCGAAAGCGCCTTCTCTTGAGTCGATCGACCATCTGATGATCCGCGGCTATCTGGCCGCGCTCCAGAAGCGGGGGGCGAAGAAGCCGACGATCGCCCGGAAGCTCGCCGTCCTTCGCTCCTTTTTTCAATATCTGGTCCGTGAGGGGCGGCTTTCGTTGAACCCCGCGAAGCGGGTCCTTCGCCCCAAGCTGGAGAAACGGCTGCCGAAGTTTCTCACTGTCGATCAGGCGCAGGCCTTGATGACCACCCCCTCCGGAGAGGGATGGACCGTCCAGCGGGATCGGGCGATCCTGGAGACCTTTTATTCGACCGGAATCCGGATCTCGGAGCTGGTCGGATTGAATCCCGACGATATCGATTTCGATTCGGGGATGGTGAAGGTCTTCGGCAAGGGACGGAAGGAGCGGATCGTTCCGATCGGGCAGAAAGCGATCGACGCGCTCCGCGCCTATTTAACCGCAAGGCCTTTTTCGGCGGAGGCGCTTTTCAACAATACGCGGGGAGGGCGGCTGACGGTGCGAAGCGTCGATCGGATCGTCAAAAAGTATGTCCGCCGGATCGATCAACCGAACATGGTTCCCCATGGCCTGCGGCATACGTTTGCAACCCATCTGCTCGAAGGAGGGGCCGATCTGCGGTCGGTCCAGGAGATGCTGGGGCACGCGAGCCTCTCGACGACACAGCGGTATACGCACCTTCAGGTCGACCATCTGATGCAGGTGTATGATCGGGCTCATCCGAGGGGAGACGGGAATGGTATTGGGAGTAAGGAGTAAAGCGTGACAGGTGAAGAAAACAAGGTCCGATCGACCACGATTCTCTCCGTCCGCAAGGACGGACGGGTGGCGATGGGCGGAGACGGCCAGGTGACGTTCGGCCAGACGGTGATGAAGCACAATGCCAAGAAGATCCGGCGGATCTATAATAATTCGATCCTCGCCGGTTTCGCGGGTGCGACGGCCGACGCCTTCACGTTGGTGGAGCGGTTCGAGGGAAAGCTGGAGCAGTACCACGGCAATCTCACCCGCGCGGCGGTCGAGCTGG encodes the following:
- the trmFO gene encoding methylenetetrahydrofolate--tRNA-(uracil(54)-C(5))-methyltransferase (FADH(2)-oxidizing) TrmFO, whose product is MSEKKLIVIGGGLAGSEAAWQAAQRGVSVVLYEMRPVRPTPAHKTGNLAELVCSNSLGSLDPNSAPGLLKEEMRRLGSLIIRAGEAARVPAGAALAVDREIFSQQIMEAIRNHPKITLLHEEVKEIPTDGVVIMATGPLTSDALGESLRNLTRSDYLYFFDAISPIIDAESINDEITFRASRYDKGGDDYLNCPMDEAQYNAFYDALMSGEKVEAKEFEKVPYFEGCLPIEVLAERGRLTPVFGPMKPVGLVNPKTGKEPFAVVQLRAENQFGSCYNMVGFQTKLKWPEQKRIFRMIPGLAQAEFLRLGSLHRNTFINSPRLLSETLQIRTRPGLFMAGQVVGVEGYVESAAMGGLAGINAARLLHGEKTVIPPKTTAHGALIQYITQSHPAFFQPINTNFGLFPPLDEKENDFGKGKRATGSASASEGRGGIGGAAAPDGPPHKKMNKQLRHQKVVERALGELSQWIAQSTILPDISR
- the topA gene encoding type I DNA topoisomerase, with protein sequence MAKAVKKKKESGKSGPGKGTTAGARGKKTATRTKSLVIVESPSKAKTISKYLGKQFSVMASVGHVKDLPKSKFGIDIDHDFEPEYTVIKGKAKVLSEIKKAAKEADKIYLAPDPDREGEAIAWHIAQELKSRNGDVYRVLFNEITEKAIQRAMQSPGNIDMKRVNAQQARRVLDRIVGYRISPLLWEKVRRGLSAGRVQSVAVRLICEREAEVLAFVPVEYWSITAKLLGPNPPPFVARLIQRGGEAIEMGNEADAQAVLEALRPLPFVVSKIEKKERKRNPTPPFTTSRLQQEAVRKLHFTPKKTMMLAQQLYEGVETQAEGAVGLITYMRTDSVRVSPDFQQETAAWIRGKYGNEYVPEAAPVYKSKKGAQEGHEAIRPTSLARDPEQLKADLTRDQYLLYKLIWNRFVASQMTPAVFDVTRIDITAGDFLLRASGAIIKFAGFSIVYMEGKEEGIPQEKKEGEETEDTSEEAVILPELTVGQRLTLQSLDPKQHFTQPPPRYNEALLIHDLEEKGIGRPSTYAAIISTIQDRKYVEKREARFYPTELGKVVNELLIQHFPDVVNVEFTAQMENELDGIEDGEKEWVATVRGFYEPFSKEFNRAQVEMRDVKREETPTDLTCEKCGKPMVIKWGRFGRFIACSGYPDCKNTKEFAETANGIEVVEKETATNEVCEKCGKPMVIKNGRFGRFMACSGYPECENTKPISTGVACPEEGCGGALIEKRTRRGKNFFACNRYPKCTFALWERPVPRACPECKAPFLIERREQGGGMKVVCRNEGCGFEDAG
- the xerC gene encoding tyrosine recombinase XerC; this translates as MDRAIDDFARYLQIEENVSPHTYRNYLSDLAAFKAFLVGAPEKESKAPSLESIDHLMIRGYLAALQKRGAKKPTIARKLAVLRSFFQYLVREGRLSLNPAKRVLRPKLEKRLPKFLTVDQAQALMTTPSGEGWTVQRDRAILETFYSTGIRISELVGLNPDDIDFDSGMVKVFGKGRKERIVPIGQKAIDALRAYLTARPFSAEALFNNTRGGRLTVRSVDRIVKKYVRRIDQPNMVPHGLRHTFATHLLEGGADLRSVQEMLGHASLSTTQRYTHLQVDHLMQVYDRAHPRGDGNGIGSKE